A single window of Armatimonadota bacterium DNA harbors:
- a CDS encoding DUF1573 domain-containing protein: protein MRALVTAGLFAIALSLVATAQDNRIPAPEFPKETASVELDLLKRTSSMLARGEFETAAKYASCLAAPSNIKVYINSVSIPRAQRETYVAATNKAIGAWNSALNGAIKFTPTNNADEADLILLYEWDVAEISFGQFKLICSDTRISYPVAGPGQEPDFSRKRAGLARISLKIPYTENMHTVDSIQHLTGHALGSYLGLAPTSSEEDFMGPDWHSDKVALTPSANDVKRALALQQGRAKLAQLAQARTVVYMPKPILVLEKMEYHAGDIMRGDSAWFEVKVRNSGDAPLEIEAKPTCGCTVANYDKVIPPKSEGIIKAEMKTAGYRGEFAKSIEITSNDPDKPLSSVRIGCTIVQGVQILPSEAHTLTLNDTGPTVQEFELRVSPKLNAQITRVTANVPYVEAALEKTANGDGVYKVKATVKPEAPIGRSIFLLTVQTTSINEPQVTISVSCEKGIIVMPISVWLGAITPTTPLPIEQTVTMVKRSGPFKITSVENSDPAMTHRIETIQDGSQYRLIIGYKGGWPLGQARKSVIVHTDDPNQPRIEITVMANLLGG from the coding sequence ATGAGAGCCTTAGTTACCGCTGGGCTATTTGCGATAGCGCTGTCCCTTGTCGCGACCGCCCAAGACAATCGCATTCCAGCGCCCGAGTTCCCCAAGGAGACGGCTTCGGTCGAGTTAGACTTGCTGAAACGGACCTCCAGCATGTTGGCGCGAGGCGAGTTTGAGACAGCCGCCAAATACGCCAGTTGCTTAGCCGCTCCCTCGAACATCAAGGTTTACATTAACAGCGTCAGCATTCCAAGAGCTCAGCGAGAAACCTACGTCGCAGCGACGAACAAGGCGATCGGCGCTTGGAACTCGGCTCTCAACGGAGCCATCAAATTCACACCGACCAACAACGCGGACGAGGCCGATCTGATCCTTCTGTACGAATGGGACGTGGCCGAGATCAGCTTTGGGCAATTCAAGCTGATCTGTTCGGACACGCGAATCTCGTATCCCGTGGCAGGCCCTGGGCAAGAGCCGGACTTCTCGCGCAAGCGCGCTGGGTTGGCTCGGATTTCCTTGAAGATTCCCTACACCGAAAATATGCACACGGTCGATTCGATCCAGCACTTGACCGGCCACGCGCTGGGCAGCTATCTTGGATTGGCGCCCACCTCTAGCGAGGAAGACTTTATGGGTCCCGATTGGCACAGCGACAAAGTCGCGCTGACCCCTTCGGCCAACGATGTCAAGCGTGCCTTGGCGCTGCAGCAGGGGCGCGCGAAGCTAGCGCAATTGGCGCAGGCCCGAACCGTGGTCTACATGCCCAAGCCGATCCTCGTGCTTGAGAAGATGGAGTATCACGCTGGCGATATCATGCGAGGCGACAGCGCCTGGTTCGAGGTGAAGGTTCGAAACTCCGGCGATGCCCCCCTGGAGATCGAGGCCAAGCCGACCTGCGGATGCACCGTGGCCAATTACGATAAAGTCATTCCGCCTAAGTCGGAAGGCATCATCAAAGCCGAAATGAAGACCGCCGGCTATCGCGGCGAGTTTGCCAAGTCGATCGAGATCACATCGAACGATCCGGACAAGCCGCTCTCCTCCGTGCGAATTGGATGCACTATCGTGCAAGGCGTGCAGATTCTCCCTTCGGAAGCCCACACTTTGACGCTGAACGACACGGGCCCGACCGTGCAAGAATTCGAGCTTCGCGTCAGCCCGAAACTAAACGCTCAGATCACTCGCGTAACGGCCAACGTGCCCTATGTCGAGGCAGCGTTGGAAAAGACGGCAAATGGCGATGGCGTCTACAAAGTCAAAGCAACCGTCAAACCCGAAGCGCCCATTGGTCGTTCGATCTTCTTGCTGACCGTTCAGACGACCTCGATCAACGAGCCTCAGGTTACGATCAGCGTGAGCTGCGAGAAAGGGATCATCGTGATGCCGATCTCCGTTTGGCTGGGCGCGATCACGCCGACCACGCCGTTGCCCATCGAACAGACGGTTACCATGGTCAAGCGAAGCGGACCGTTCAAGATCACGAGCGTTGAGAACAGCGATCCAGCGATGACGCACCGAATTGAGACCATTCAGGATGGGTCGCAATATCGGCTGATCATTGGATACAAAGGCGGTTGGCCCTTGGGCCAGGCGCGCAAGAGCGTGATCGTCCATACCGACGATCCGAACCAGCCGCGCATCGAGATCACGGTCATGGCCAATCTTCTGGGCGGCTAA
- a CDS encoding GNAT family N-acetyltransferase, which yields MLGIERLKPNVGPQIDLQRFADSDLAMRLYGEVGRDWAWNDRSHWGLDDWTARVDQPDVEFYAAYRDGKTVGYFELERQGEETQIAYFGLLPEFIGQGLGGSLLTKATETAFANGERRVWLHTCTLDAPAALPNYLARGFVEFKRETKIIDGQAEKSG from the coding sequence ATGTTGGGCATCGAACGGCTTAAGCCGAACGTTGGGCCGCAAATCGATCTCCAGCGGTTTGCAGACTCTGACTTGGCCATGCGGCTATATGGCGAAGTGGGGCGCGACTGGGCGTGGAACGACCGTTCGCACTGGGGCCTTGACGATTGGACCGCTCGCGTCGACCAGCCCGATGTCGAGTTCTATGCGGCCTATCGGGACGGAAAGACGGTCGGCTACTTTGAGTTGGAGCGGCAAGGCGAAGAGACGCAGATCGCTTACTTCGGACTTTTGCCCGAGTTCATCGGTCAGGGGTTGGGCGGATCGCTGTTGACCAAGGCGACCGAGACCGCGTTTGCCAATGGCGAGCGCAGAGTTTGGTTGCACACCTGCACGCTCGACGCTCCCGCCGCCCTGCCGAACTATCTGGCGCGCGGCTTTGTCGAGTTTAAGCGCGAGACTAAAATCATCGACGGCCAAGCAGAAAAATCAGGCTGA
- the nuoG gene encoding NADH-quinone oxidoreductase subunit NuoG: MPRPAPQEPKLVNITINGVDIQAPEGELLVEAAKRANVDIPIFCYHKYMEPVGMCRMCLVEIGFKQPDGSVRNMPKPQAACTLPVSEGMVCFSETQQIIEDRRGVLEFLLINHPLDCPICDRGGECPLQNNTQFYGPSTSRYIEIKRHLPKSFPLSQHVTLDLERCIQCGRCVRFTDEVSGDSQLAFLFRGAQMQPRSFQLTDYASRFSGNVIEICPVGALTSRDYRFRARPWDIVTQKSVCNVCSNGCNVYVDGRDRQVIRVNGRENPEVNETWTCDKGKFTMGRPKRRIEQPMIRKDGMLQPATWPEAYDAVISKFKEAGAKAALGGSRLPNEDAYLFKRLMKEAFGAANLDHRYYRLQTESPVKKRLGATASQRSIEALEDTGLIFVFGSHLAEEQPIVYLRARKAWHRWKTPVIVAHPVQNDVEQFASVSMRYQSGTEYELMCGLLKAVCDQTPAGEPLRAALAECTPEWTERTTGVSKIVLQNAAKAVLEAESMILLAGDRALNHRDPERLIDGLINWVAVTGNATHPKGGLNLMLPDCNSHGTMDLGLTPEAGGLNTDAILNGCIRGEIESLYLLDSDLPDRHYDPLLAEEAVRRAPFLVVQSAEWGYASEYADVLLPAKSLVEREGTLTNLEGRVQRFWQAIDCPHDAKEDWKIFADLLLRTTLRTPPFSAREIMAEIASTVPGYEGAQYQNLGAQGMLLPLPPPTSVDLAPMAAPTFA, encoded by the coding sequence ATGCCGCGCCCCGCGCCACAAGAGCCAAAGCTGGTTAACATAACGATCAATGGCGTCGATATTCAGGCGCCGGAAGGCGAACTCCTTGTCGAAGCGGCCAAGCGCGCCAACGTCGACATCCCCATCTTTTGCTATCACAAATATATGGAACCGGTCGGCATGTGCCGCATGTGCCTGGTCGAAATCGGCTTCAAGCAGCCAGACGGAAGCGTTCGGAACATGCCCAAACCGCAGGCCGCCTGCACGCTGCCCGTTTCGGAAGGCATGGTCTGCTTTTCGGAGACTCAGCAGATCATCGAAGACCGGCGCGGCGTCCTTGAATTCCTTTTGATCAACCACCCCCTTGATTGTCCCATCTGCGACCGAGGCGGCGAATGCCCTTTGCAGAACAACACCCAGTTCTACGGCCCCTCTACCTCAAGATATATTGAGATCAAACGGCATCTGCCCAAGTCTTTCCCGCTATCTCAGCACGTTACGCTCGATTTGGAGCGGTGCATTCAGTGCGGCCGGTGCGTTCGGTTTACCGACGAGGTTTCGGGCGATAGCCAGCTCGCCTTTCTCTTCCGCGGGGCGCAAATGCAGCCCAGAAGCTTTCAGTTGACCGATTACGCCAGCCGGTTTAGCGGCAACGTGATCGAGATCTGTCCGGTCGGCGCCCTCACCAGCCGAGACTATCGATTCCGCGCGCGCCCTTGGGACATCGTAACGCAAAAGTCGGTGTGCAACGTTTGCTCTAACGGTTGCAACGTCTATGTCGACGGGCGGGATCGCCAGGTCATTCGCGTCAACGGTCGAGAAAACCCCGAGGTGAACGAGACTTGGACTTGCGACAAGGGCAAATTCACGATGGGACGCCCCAAGCGGCGGATCGAACAGCCGATGATCCGCAAGGACGGCATGCTCCAGCCTGCGACGTGGCCGGAAGCCTATGACGCCGTTATCAGCAAGTTCAAAGAGGCAGGCGCCAAGGCCGCGCTGGGCGGCTCGCGGCTGCCCAACGAAGACGCCTATCTGTTTAAGAGGCTGATGAAAGAGGCGTTTGGCGCTGCGAACCTCGATCATCGCTACTATCGGCTTCAGACCGAGTCTCCGGTCAAGAAGCGGTTGGGCGCGACGGCATCGCAGCGCTCTATCGAAGCGCTTGAGGACACGGGTCTGATTTTTGTCTTTGGCTCGCATCTGGCCGAGGAGCAGCCGATCGTCTACCTTCGGGCGCGAAAGGCCTGGCATCGATGGAAGACGCCGGTGATCGTGGCGCATCCTGTGCAGAACGATGTGGAGCAGTTCGCCTCAGTCTCGATGCGCTATCAATCTGGAACTGAATACGAGCTGATGTGCGGTCTGCTGAAAGCCGTTTGCGACCAGACTCCAGCGGGCGAACCGTTGCGCGCGGCGCTGGCCGAATGCACCCCGGAATGGACAGAACGGACGACCGGCGTATCTAAAATTGTGCTACAAAATGCGGCAAAAGCCGTTTTGGAGGCCGAGAGCATGATCCTCTTGGCCGGCGACCGCGCGCTCAACCATCGCGACCCCGAGAGGCTGATCGACGGCCTGATCAATTGGGTGGCGGTTACCGGCAACGCGACCCATCCGAAGGGCGGTCTTAACCTGATGCTGCCCGATTGCAACTCGCACGGCACTATGGATCTGGGGCTGACGCCAGAGGCCGGCGGGCTCAACACCGACGCAATCCTGAACGGGTGCATTCGCGGCGAGATCGAGAGCCTCTATTTGCTTGACAGCGACTTGCCCGATCGCCATTACGACCCGCTATTGGCCGAAGAAGCAGTGCGCCGTGCGCCGTTCTTGGTCGTGCAGTCGGCCGAATGGGGCTATGCCTCGGAGTATGCCGACGTGCTGTTGCCGGCTAAGTCGCTAGTCGAGCGAGAAGGCACCCTGACGAATTTGGAAGGTCGCGTCCAGAGGTTTTGGCAGGCGATCGACTGCCCGCATGACGCCAAGGAAGATTGGAAGATATTTGCCGACTTGCTTTTGCGGACGACGCTTCGGACGCCGCCTTTCAGCGCCCGGGAGATCATGGCAGAGATCGCATCGACCGTGCCCGGCTACGAAGGCGCCCAGTATCAGAATCTTGGCGCTCAAGGTATGTTGTTGCCGTTGCCGCCGCCTACGAGCGTCGATCTGGCGCCTATGGCGGCGCCGACCTTCGCATAA
- a CDS encoding glycoside hydrolase N-terminal domain-containing protein encodes MLLPEERHGLLYDRPAMRWDEAFPLGNGLLGALVWGDGAPLRISLDRTDLWDLRKVPEFDGADYDYQTMVAWHRAGRHDDLVRVYEKPYERPWPTKIPAGRIEIDLPAQFVSGKLDLLTATASAGAVHCLVHAKEAVGLVWSPESELRARLIAPAFGGKAENLASGGITAGDLAQLGYPAPIRRQGKNWEGFFQQGAEGFSFAACIGWSDDRRRLCWSVASSFEGKDPFRIAQQRVERGLARFDRLIRSHQAWWRDQWAKVGLRVPNKVIERQWYLDTYKFLSASRRGSPPITLQGPWTADDGGLPPWKGDYHHDLNTQLSYWPCYSGNRLNEGLSYLDWLWNTRDHCRDWTRRFFKLPGLCVPMTADLNNRQIGGWRQYTHSPTTAAWLAHHFYLHWRFSGDKEFLKNRAFPYLRECAVFIEAVTRSEGKRRLPLCSSPEINDNSPGAWFDVWTNYDLALCRWLMGATAELAGALGRRSEASGWRAVLAQFPNLYRAEDGRLLVAENYPLKGSHRHFSHLMALHPLAIDQGPHSIRQSLAELERIGSDYWTGYSFAWLGNIAAWAGEGAKAERALTVFSEAFCLRNSFHCNGDQSGKGHSRFTYRPFTLEGNFAAAAGLQEMLVQSHGDVAHFFPAVPTGWREAQFVGLRLAGAFVASGQMSGSKIEAECLAERGGALRYRLGLGEERQIKMRAGSRARL; translated from the coding sequence ATGCTCCTGCCCGAAGAGAGGCACGGATTGCTTTACGACCGTCCCGCCATGCGATGGGACGAGGCGTTCCCTTTGGGCAACGGTCTTCTTGGAGCGCTGGTCTGGGGCGACGGGGCTCCGTTGCGCATCTCGCTCGATCGCACCGACCTGTGGGATTTGCGCAAAGTTCCCGAGTTCGACGGCGCCGACTATGACTACCAAACGATGGTTGCATGGCACCGAGCCGGACGGCACGACGACCTCGTCCGAGTCTATGAGAAACCCTATGAGCGGCCTTGGCCCACCAAGATTCCAGCAGGCCGCATCGAAATCGATTTGCCCGCCCAGTTCGTATCGGGGAAGTTAGACCTTTTGACGGCGACCGCTTCGGCAGGCGCAGTCCATTGCCTTGTACATGCCAAGGAAGCCGTCGGTCTGGTTTGGAGCCCAGAGTCTGAACTCCGAGCAAGGTTGATCGCCCCCGCGTTCGGCGGCAAAGCAGAGAACTTGGCGTCGGGCGGCATTACGGCCGGCGACCTTGCCCAGTTGGGCTACCCAGCGCCCATCAGGCGCCAAGGCAAGAATTGGGAAGGTTTCTTTCAGCAGGGCGCAGAGGGCTTTTCGTTCGCGGCCTGCATCGGCTGGAGCGACGATAGACGGCGCCTTTGTTGGTCGGTCGCTTCGTCCTTTGAGGGCAAAGACCCGTTTAGAATCGCCCAGCAACGGGTCGAGCGAGGCTTAGCGCGGTTCGATCGCTTGATCCGGTCCCATCAAGCTTGGTGGCGCGACCAATGGGCCAAAGTCGGTTTGCGGGTTCCCAACAAAGTTATCGAAAGACAGTGGTATCTGGACACGTACAAGTTCCTTTCGGCCTCTCGGCGAGGCAGCCCGCCCATCACCCTGCAAGGCCCATGGACGGCGGACGACGGCGGCCTGCCGCCGTGGAAAGGCGATTATCACCACGATCTGAACACTCAGCTGAGCTACTGGCCTTGCTACAGCGGGAATCGCTTAAACGAAGGGTTGTCCTATCTCGATTGGCTATGGAACACGCGAGACCATTGCCGAGACTGGACGCGCAGATTCTTCAAGCTGCCGGGCCTCTGTGTTCCGATGACTGCAGACTTGAACAACAGGCAGATAGGCGGCTGGCGGCAATATACGCACTCTCCCACCACGGCGGCCTGGCTTGCGCATCACTTTTATCTTCACTGGCGATTCTCGGGCGACAAGGAGTTTCTCAAGAACAGAGCCTTTCCCTATCTGCGCGAGTGCGCCGTTTTTATTGAGGCCGTTACGCGGTCGGAAGGCAAGCGTCGGTTGCCGCTCTGCTCATCGCCGGAGATCAACGACAACTCGCCCGGCGCCTGGTTCGATGTTTGGACGAACTATGACTTGGCGCTCTGCCGTTGGCTGATGGGCGCGACGGCCGAGCTGGCGGGCGCTCTAGGTCGGCGGTCGGAAGCATCCGGCTGGCGAGCCGTGCTGGCCCAATTCCCTAACCTTTATCGCGCCGAGGACGGCCGGCTGCTGGTGGCCGAGAATTATCCTCTAAAGGGCTCTCATCGCCACTTTTCGCACCTCATGGCGCTCCATCCCCTTGCAATCGACCAAGGTCCGCATTCGATCCGCCAAAGTTTGGCGGAGTTAGAGCGGATCGGTTCCGACTATTGGACGGGGTATAGCTTCGCCTGGCTGGGCAACATTGCGGCCTGGGCGGGCGAGGGCGCCAAAGCCGAGCGCGCCTTGACCGTTTTTTCGGAGGCCTTCTGCCTGCGCAACTCCTTTCATTGCAACGGGGATCAGAGCGGCAAGGGCCATTCTCGATTCACCTATCGTCCTTTTACGCTGGAAGGCAATTTTGCCGCCGCGGCTGGTCTTCAGGAGATGCTGGTTCAAAGCCATGGCGATGTTGCACACTTCTTTCCGGCTGTGCCCACGGGGTGGCGGGAGGCTCAGTTCGTTGGGCTGCGGCTTGCGGGCGCGTTCGTCGCGTCCGGGCAGATGAGCGGTTCCAAGATCGAGGCGGAGTGCCTTGCTGAGCGGGGCGGCGCACTGCGTTATCGCTTAGGTTTGGGCGAGGAGAGGCAGATTAAGATGAGAGCCGGAAGCAGGGCCCGTTTATGA